A single Anatilimnocola floriformis DNA region contains:
- the gap gene encoding type I glyceraldehyde-3-phosphate dehydrogenase, with product MAVRVAINGFGRIGRLVFRAMVEQGIVGKDVEVVAVGDIVPADNLAYLLKYDSIQGRFAGEFSSKKSSADKAEDDVLVVNGKDIAVVSAKSPAELPWKAMNVDVVIESTGLFTEAEKAKGHITAGAKKVIITAPAKGEDITIVMGVNCDKYDAKAHNIVSNASCTTNCLAPLVHVLLKEGFGIAEGLMTTVHSYTATQKTVDGPSKKDWKGGRAAAQNIIPSTTGAARAVALVCPEVKGKLTGMAFRVPTATVSAVDLTFKTVKATSYAEISAAFKKASETYLKGILEYTEDEVVSSDFIHCKASSIYDKGSGIELNGNFFKLVSWYDNEWGYSNRVCDLLSMMIKKGL from the coding sequence ATGGCGGTTCGCGTCGCAATCAATGGTTTCGGTCGTATCGGCCGCCTGGTTTTCCGGGCGATGGTTGAGCAAGGCATTGTGGGTAAGGATGTGGAAGTGGTCGCCGTGGGCGATATCGTTCCTGCCGATAACCTGGCCTACCTCCTCAAGTACGACTCGATCCAAGGTCGCTTCGCCGGTGAGTTCAGCTCGAAGAAGTCGTCGGCTGACAAGGCCGAAGACGATGTGCTCGTGGTGAACGGCAAGGACATCGCCGTCGTCAGCGCCAAGAGCCCTGCCGAACTGCCGTGGAAGGCTATGAATGTGGACGTCGTGATCGAATCGACGGGCCTCTTCACCGAAGCCGAAAAAGCCAAGGGACACATCACCGCTGGCGCCAAGAAAGTCATCATCACCGCTCCCGCCAAGGGCGAAGACATCACGATCGTGATGGGCGTGAACTGCGACAAGTACGATGCCAAGGCTCACAACATCGTCAGCAACGCCAGCTGCACGACGAACTGCCTCGCGCCGCTCGTTCACGTGTTGCTGAAGGAAGGCTTCGGCATTGCCGAAGGCCTGATGACGACCGTTCACTCGTACACGGCCACGCAAAAGACCGTCGACGGTCCGAGCAAGAAGGACTGGAAGGGTGGCCGCGCTGCCGCTCAAAACATCATCCCCAGCACGACCGGCGCTGCTCGCGCGGTCGCACTGGTTTGCCCCGAAGTGAAGGGCAAGCTCACCGGCATGGCCTTCCGCGTGCCAACCGCCACCGTCTCGGCCGTCGACCTCACGTTCAAGACCGTGAAGGCCACCAGCTACGCCGAGATCTCGGCCGCCTTCAAGAAGGCCAGCGAGACCTACCTCAAGGGCATTCTCGAATACACCGAAGACGAAGTGGTCAGCAGCGACTTCATTCACTGCAAGGCCTCGTCGATCTACGACAAGGGTTCGGGCATCGAACTGAACGGCAACTTCTTCAAGCTCGTCAGCTGGTACGACAACGAATGGGGCTACAGCAACCGCGTGTGCGACCTGCTGAGCATGATGATCAAGAAGGGTCTGTAG
- a CDS encoding phosphoadenylyl-sulfate reductase, translated as MSHSTSPDLRVVSPPAETAEGKLVYTPELQAELAAASQQLETATPQDILRWAVEHYAPRFTMATAFGPEGMILIHMLAEIAPETPIFNLDTGYQFKETLELREEVKRRYGIAVEMKKPALTVEQFEQANGGPVYRTDPDRCCFERKIKVLQEASVGMHAWSSAIRRDQSPDRATAPIVGWDKKFGLVKISPLANWNKKLVWSFISKNNVPYNPLHDDGYTSIGCWPCTRAVSIGEDERAGRWSGSAKTECGLHTQ; from the coding sequence ATGTCGCACTCAACGTCGCCGGATTTGCGCGTGGTTTCGCCGCCAGCCGAGACAGCCGAAGGAAAGTTGGTTTACACGCCCGAGTTGCAAGCCGAGCTCGCCGCGGCCAGTCAGCAACTCGAAACGGCGACGCCGCAGGATATTCTGCGCTGGGCCGTCGAGCACTATGCGCCACGGTTTACCATGGCCACGGCTTTCGGCCCCGAAGGGATGATCCTCATCCACATGTTGGCCGAAATCGCGCCGGAAACGCCGATCTTCAACCTCGACACTGGCTATCAGTTCAAAGAAACGCTCGAGCTGCGGGAAGAAGTCAAACGCCGCTACGGCATTGCGGTCGAAATGAAAAAGCCGGCGCTCACGGTCGAGCAGTTCGAACAGGCCAATGGTGGGCCCGTTTATCGGACCGATCCCGATCGCTGCTGCTTCGAGCGGAAGATCAAAGTTCTGCAAGAAGCTTCGGTGGGCATGCATGCCTGGTCGAGCGCGATTCGCCGCGATCAAAGCCCCGATCGCGCCACGGCGCCGATCGTTGGCTGGGACAAAAAGTTTGGCCTCGTGAAGATTAGCCCGCTGGCCAATTGGAATAAGAAGCTCGTCTGGAGTTTCATTTCGAAAAACAACGTGCCGTATAACCCGCTGCACGACGACGGCTATACGAGCATCGGCTGCTGGCCCTGCACGCGAGCGGTGTCGATCGGCGAAGACGAACGGGCGGGCCGCTGGAGCGGTTCGGCCAAGACCGAGTGCGGGCTGCATACTCAGTGA